The Plasmodium knowlesi strain H genome assembly, chromosome: 14 genome has a segment encoding these proteins:
- a CDS encoding perforin-like protein 2 — protein MRTTVERVLAHLLLVYLSAHNVKCEISRYFLMHEKYDDFNLEKFNSSDFLNEEKSYIADVNSVGKRKRLQNDNGIFAGNPLYGCFNKYALRRNGQYGQNVVNKDRSAKLNVKNEPAKCNGDTCSSFMLIKAHLPARHTVKKNEKNHTLCNLQREGRNCKKIPIGEEKMEQAVTINKHNYNSNLVDLTRELNKQHMPHGFPEGYSKEKKKNVHTEPSDIQSFTHSERDTASPSNMKKNPKREEKQIRIHGNSKQNELPPNERSKNGRDNMVMLPPYNDSIGYSGGNYFEKEKFINIKFPIKISREVAEQNQEMDNEKQIMKKLHKHQAPRNNSDANFAEFTNKEGEADNTENRNKNIVNSKLGEGNLIGIFKTPYILGRDSFFIKNEMEDLKQINSERGNKQYKDFDLRDTLMGETGSITNTQPLGGGTQIMKNKNNVLTHNHNPNYGENHATYDKVHNPDIDLSLKYLGLGYDIIMGNPEGDPTINVDPGFRGPVLQINIEEMRVNKDISGDLNGTTSLYGSDIRGGGLPYRESTLMGDYTIEEHKTKLTPWVIPEHSCSQSKNVEEIQNLEQYKMELLSDVKVSTPSIFPYSFSASAEYKNAIKKLKVQNNVIFMMKIYCLRYYTGIPTTTSWRFTDNFRNALKKLPRTFDGLKEDSQCSYEYYINKIHTPECEENVNKWMMFFRLHGTHVAHEIYLGGKIIIKMNMEKDEYNKLKDNNISIKTFFNLYFHKMGLSGGYSKHTQKLVKKFRTSEDISILGGNPGLNIENSTFFEKWVNSINKNSMPIRTKLLPFSFFMDDPYMIQAYKDALTFYGLTYGVQIFDHEKYSHVVLSIGEYLEKCTQKLYAGPPPGLLTCPLGSSLLMGFSLNLDFYKNKDLSSTNGMASCEQMKESCSGNGFGKKYSDIRIWGLCSEKPLDFITQVVQQGESPKITASCPGNLVILFGFALMKGKGSSSANKVDIYPCRTGQSSCSAVLQNNKIKQSMIYIACVDKSTNGLGNIQTYSKVKNMGYVNSDKDENDTSLSFACPKNSSLIFGFSLEFHTNFSKTRNNFTGCSKASNTCHISGTRINTKLGFFKPDKYSLAIVAVCSTRRELSLRA, from the coding sequence ATGAGAACAACTGTAGAACGTGTTTTAGCTCATTTACTTCTCGTGTACCTTTCAGCACACAATGTAAAGTGCGAAATAAGCAGATATTTCTTGATGCACGAAAAGTATGACGATTTCaatttagaaaaatttaactcctccgattttttaaatgaagaaaagtcATACATTGCAGATGTGAACTCGGTgggcaaaaggaaaagactGCAAAATGACAACGGCATATTTGCAGGCAATCCTTTATATGGTTGCTTCAACAAGTATGCACTGAGGCGAAATGGCCAATATGGCCAAAATGTCGTAAATAAGGATCGGTCTGCaaaattaaatgtaaaaaacgAACCTGCGAAATGCAATGGAGATACCTGTTCCAGTTTCATGCTTATAAAAGCACATCTCCCAGCTAGACACACcgtgaagaaaaatgaaaaaaatcacaCATTGTGTAACCTGcaaagggagggaagaaactgtaaaaaaattcccattggtgaggaaaaaatggagcaagCTGTCACCATAAATAAGCACAATTATAACTCCAACCTGGTGGACCTCACGAGAGAACTTAATAAGCAGCACATGCCGCATGGTTTTCCCGAAGGTTAttccaaggagaaaaaaaaaaatgttcacacGGAACCAAGTGACATTCAAAGCTTTACTCATTCTGAGAGGGACACAGCTTCTCCCTctaatatgaagaaaaatccaaagcgagaagaaaaacaaatcagAATTCATGGTAACTCCAAGCAAAATGAACTACCCCCAAATGAACGGTCTAAAAATGGACGAGATAACATGGTAATGCTTCCTCCATATAATGATAGCATTGGCTACTCTGGAGGAAACTActtcgaaaaggaaaaattcatcAACATAAAATTCCCAATAAAGATCAGCCGTGAAGTTGCCGAACAGAATCAAGAGATGGACAACGAGAAGCAGATCATGAAGAAGCTCCACAAGCATCAGGCACCTAGGAACAATTCAGATGCAAATTTTGCAGAATTTACGaacaaggaaggagaagcagaCAATACTGAgaacagaaataaaaatattgtaaaTTCCAAACTGGGGGAAGGTAACCTAATAGGCATATTCAAAACTCCGTACATCCTTGGAAGAGAtagttttttcatcaaaaacGAAATGGAAGATTTGAAGCAGATAAATTCAGAAAGGGGGAATAAACAGTATAAAGATTTCGACTTAAGAGACACTCTAATGGGTGAAACCGGAAGCATAACGAATACTCAACCACTTGGTGGCGGCAcacaaattatgaaaaataaaaataatgtgctAACGCATAATCATAATCCTAATTATGGAGAGAACCACGCCACATATGATAAGGTACACAACCCAGATATCGATTTGTCGTTAAAGTACCTAGGGTTAGGCTACGACATCATTATGGGTAACCCGGAAGGAGATCCCACGATAAATGTCGACCCGGGATTCAGGGGACCTGTGCTTCAAATAAATATAGAAGAAATGCGCGTGAATAAGGATATCAGTGGTGATTTGAATGGTACTACTTCTCTTTACGGTAGCGATATTCGTGGAGGAGGCCTCCCATACAGAGAGTCCACACTCATGGGGGACTACACCATAGAGGAGCACAAGACAAAACTAACACCGTGGGTGATCCCTGAGCATTCGTGTAGCCAAtccaaaaatgtagaagaaatacaaaatttGGAGCAATACAAAATGGAATTATTGTCCGATGTTAAGGTCAGCACACCGTCCATTTTCCCATACTCCTTCTCCGCATCGGCAGAGTATAAAAATGCGATAAAGAAATTAAAGGTGCAAAATAATGTCATATttatgatgaaaatttattGCCTACGTTATTATACTGGAATACCAACTACAACTAGTTGGAGGTTCACAGACAATTTTAGAAACGCCTTGAAGAAGCTCCCCCGAACTTTTGACGGCCTAAAGGAAGATAGTCAATGTTCGTATGAATACTACATCAATAAGATACATACTCCCgaatgtgaagaaaatgtgaacaagTGGATGATGTTTTTCAGACTTCATGGTACGCATGTAGCCCATGAAATATACTTGggtggaaaaataataataaaaatgaatatggAAAAAGACGAATACAACAAATTGAAAGATAACAATATAAGCATAAAAACGTTTTTCAATTTGTACTTTCACAAAATGGGGTTATCTGGAGGATACAGcaaacacacacaaaaattgGTGAAGAAATTTAGAACCTCAGAAGATATATCTATTCTTGGAGGAAACCCAGGACTAAATATAGAAAATTCCACTTTCTTTGAAAAGTGGGTAAATTCAATTAATAAGAATTCCATGCCTATAAGAACCAAGTTGTTACCCTTCAGCTTTTTTATGGACGATCCTTACATGATACAAGCGTATAAAGACGCCTTAACGTTTTATGGCCTCACTTATGGGGTTCAAATATTTGATCATGAAAAATATAGCCATGTGGTATTATCTATAGGTGAATATCTTGAaaagtgcacacaaaaattgTACGCGGGCCCTCCTCCAGGATTATTAACATGCCCATTGGGAAGTAGCCTCCTCATGGGATTTTCTCTAAATTTagatttttataaaaataaagactTAAGCAGCACTAATGGTATGGCTAGCTGTGAACAGATGAAAGAATCCTGTAGTGGTAATGGCTTCGGTAAAAAGTATTCAGATATAAGAATATGGGGATTATGCTCTGAAAAGCCATTGGACTTTATAACACAAGTTGTGCAACAAGGGGAGTCCCCCAAAATAACTGCTTCTTGTCCTGGTAATTTAGTTATCCTTTTTGGGTTTGCTCTAATGAAAGGTAAAGGTTCATCCTCTGCAAACAAGGTGGATATATATCCATGTCGAACCGGCCAAAGCAGCTGCTCTGCGGTTTTACAGAACAACAAAATTAAGCAGAGCATGATATATATTGCTTGTGTCGATAAATCCACGAATGGATTAGGAAATATTCAAACATACAGtaaggtaaaaaatatggGTTATGTAAATTCAGATAAGGATGAAAATGATACGTCGCTTAGTTTTGCTTGTCCAAAAAATAGCTCCTTGATATTTGGTTTTTCCCTAGAATTTCATACGAACTTTTCAAAGACGAGGAATAATTTTACGGGGTGTTCTAAGGCCTCTAACACCTGTCATATTAGTGGGACTCGCATTAATACGAAGCTTGGCTTTTTTAAGCCAGACAAGTATTCGCTAGCTATAGTGGCAGTCTGTTCCACTCGCCGGGAGTTGTCCCTACGCGCGTGA
- a CDS encoding cell traversal protein for ookinetes and sporozoites, translating into MNKVNRVSIICAFLALFCFVNVLSLRGKSGLTASSSLEGGSEFSERIGNTLSSFLSESASLEVIGNELADNIANEIVGSLQNDSASFLQSEFDVKAQLKATAKKVLTEALKAALEPTEKIVASTIKPPRIKEDIYFLLSPVVRSLFNKVEDVLHKPVSDDIWNYESRGSSSEEEDEVDSDEDFLD; encoded by the coding sequence atgaacaaagtaAATCGAGTCTCGATTATTTGTGCTTTCTTAGCACTTTTTTGCTTCGTAAATGTGTTGTCCTTGAGGGGAAAGAGCGGATTGACTGCTTCGTCTTCTCTTGAAGGAGGAAGCGAATTTTCCGAGCGCATAGGGAACACCTTATCGTCGTTCCTTTCAGAATCGGCGTCCTTGGAAGTAATTGGAAATGAATTGGCCGACAACATCGCCAACGAAATTGTTGGCTCCCTGCAAAACGATTCAGCATCCTTTTTACAAAGTGAGTTTGACGTAAAAGCCCAGTTAAAAGCTACTGCCAAGAAGGTCTTAACGGAAGCATTAAAAGCAGCGTTAGAGCcaacggaaaaaattgttgccTCTACGATTAAGCCACCACGTATCAAGGAAGATATCTACTTTTTATTGAGCCCGGTCGTAAGGTCTCTCTTTAACAAAGTTGAGGACGTTTTACATAAGCCAGTATCTGATGACATTTGGAATTACGAATCAAGGGGTTCCTCCTccgaggaagaagatgaagttGATTCAGATGAAGATTTCTTAGATTAA
- a CDS encoding male development gene 1, putative has translation MKNVAFSILHISSLFILYLSSQSGLYSCKNTGKTASKGNHSNPNSAVNSNSLSTEWSEKGYNFMDLVKNGYLKNKGDLDEVKDYLADELAGKIKDKLNGILKDENIFYDLENMDEEDISDFKNYLKDMSEYIGLKAADILNSNLEDSLKSFLPKGSFANLKEAMGSSSPVNLNFDDEDGETKKGKSKKGKYKKGYSNDENANDENANDEDVDETTEDFINELVDAYEEKHHKDLENYAQEIKNHNNLD, from the coding sequence atgaagaacgtTGCATTTTCTATATTACACATTTCGAGCCTATTTATCCTGTACTTGAGTTCGCAAAGCGGCCTGTACAGTTGCAAGAACACAGGGAAAACAGCAAGTAAAGGGAATCATAGTAACCCCAATTCCGCTGTTAATAGTAATAGCCTTTCGACTGAATGGAGCGAAAAGGGCTATAATTTCATGGATCTAGTGAAAAATGGCTACTTAAAAAATAAGGGAGATTTAGATGAAGTGAAGGATTACCTAGCTGATGAGTTGgctggaaaaataaaagacaaATTAAATGGCATTTTAAAAgacgaaaatattttttatgatttAGAGAACATGGACGAGGAAGATATAAGCGACTTTAAAAATTACTTGAAAGACATGTCGGAATATATTGGCTTGAAGGCTGCCGATATATTAAACAGCAATTTAGAGGATTCCCTTAAGTCCTTTTTGCCCAAAGGTTCCTTTGCCAATTTGAAAGAGGCCATGGGAAGTAGCAGTCCtgttaatttaaattttgaCGACGAGGATGGTGAGACGAAGAAGGGGAAGTCAAAGAAGGGAAAGTACAAGAAGGGATATTccaatgatgaaaatgcaaatgacGAAAATGCCAATGACGAAGACGTGGATGAAACAACCGAAGATTTCATTAACGAGCTGGTAGACGCATATGAAGAAAAGCATCACAAGGACTTGGAAAACTACGcgcaagaaataaaaaatcatAACAATCTAGATTAG
- a CDS encoding meiotic recombination protein SPO11, putative → MRGNVDVTSLLEKCTLNFLTSLLDKKKKKKVLSKGKILEMARLFCIIEIVSKNLKTNTHSTLRQIFYTNPHLFMSQNVSNVAIGKLTKIIKIPRELLNIYNSPKGIIRGNIFLREKKSSPWVDCMSIFETRGHLICPFGISDIKISPDVKYVLIVEKETIFFRLLQSDFISNYGPCILITARGFPDINTRQLLYEIRRYNKGLKVFCITDYDAYGLSIAFTYTSKMESKVYYVEDVSIDNLFWLNLFSPEEGLQKHVLKDIDISKLTLRDIRMLDNICETVKSSRKFCSSEIIAWTEHANHMKTSGMKYEVDAIQDIEKYLSIRIEELL, encoded by the exons ATGCGGGGCAACGTGGACGTGACAAGTTTGCTGGAAAAATGCACTCTGAATTTTCTTACATCCCTTCtggacaaaaagaaaaaaaaaaaagttttgtcaaaaggaaaaattcttgAAATGGCAAGACTGTTCTGCATCATCGAAATAGTTTCGAAAAACTTAAAAACCAATACGCATTCCACATTGAGACAAATATTTTACACAAACCCACACTTGTTCATGTCGCAAAATGTTTCAAATGTAGCCATTGGAAAGttaacaaaaattataaaaattccGAGAGAGTTGCTAAACATTTATAATTCCCCCAAAGGAATAATcagaggaaatattttcctccgggaaaaaaaatcaa GTCCATGGGTTGATTGCATGAGTATTTTTGAA acgAGAGGGCATTTGATATGCCCCTTTGGAATCTCCGATATAAAAATTTCGCCTGATGTGAAATACGTCCTAATAGTGGAAAAGGAGACGATTTTTTTTAGGCTACTTCAATCTGATTTCATTTCGAATTATGGACCCTGCATTTTAATAACGGCTAGAGGGTTCCCAG ACATTAACACTAGGCAACTACTTTACGAAATCCGTAGATACAACAAAGGCTTGAAGGTTTTCTGCATCACCGATTACGATGCTTATG GTCTAAGCATAGCGTTCACATATACCTCGAAGATGGAGTCAAAAGTTTACT ACGTAGAAGACGTATCCATTGATAATTTATTTTGGCtgaatttgttttccccgGAGGAAGGACTTCAAAAACATGTTTTAAAAGATATTGATATAAGTAAACTGACCTTAAGGGACATCCGAATGTTGGACAA CATTTGCGAGACAGTAAAAAGTAGCCGCAAATTCTGCTCCTCTGAAATTATTGCGTGGAc AGAACATGCTAACCACATGAAAACATCAGGCATGAAATACGAAGTAGATGCAATTCAGGATATTGAAAAGTATTTGAGCATAAGAATTGAGGAACTCCTTTGA
- a CDS encoding DNA-binding chaperone, putative encodes MKDIILPKNACTQSEEQFCLQDIKAKNEEDYASQLSSLPYISTHHGVSIRKKKVEPAGFMFYVKYEIALLKGKKKKTKEGKQIPIEEIFLYKEKIDYLNELKGKNQGEEEPHSEGDHGGDYNKEKSTKNNKDKNYEDDYDDTNNMDSSNKKKQEKANNKKSSNLVKKCINNNINVYEVLSVEEADDLETIKASYKKLILLFHPDKNKGTTFLNQKEKERKRKKEREKGKDGNRNDDNAKAKGQHGSQETQKDFMYYMEKYNIEKLTPEEKKIMFLKIQDSYAVLSDKTLRKQYDSSIPFDEYIPTLTELEEAPNFYEFLRPVFKRNAKWSAKKPVPDIGDEHTDIKNVKYFYDFWYNFINWRDFSYQNEYNYEEAECREERRWMERENKKIQKKASKAENLRIIKLVDLAYNNDPRIIAENKRVKLEKQRKKELSILEKQKKIDGATNEMEKESTTNQQSNDKKNKDNKAAVKIWRHHIKSLCVTKLAKYVDSDLVQERLSLMPFETLCEFIDDIYVFLNFNLQKGNSLSVEKTNVSNDNQVIKQSQGGKDVTHIAHGKSDSSALINTNSVYENGSSSLVGMNGIAKQDSNNIVKKDPREHANSGSSKHSAGYTNDKNYKTKKEENNTLNGHIAKISNDDHKDNFSVDKDKQNQVMNSKTSFERPPSENNHLHHSKIETGENDPQVEVYTTGNKREDEQNEKKLVNAEKVTNGVNSGEPKVSDGDDSKRSPSENMDMRNNTMSSTTCSTASSTTRNQVVNQTVKQVVGQMASQTQNIKDSGGNRTTGFIGHLKNIELAEKEIELLILIFKKYINQFTLVVEKEQTKNLEETANTKNKNEKGAQITEEETINRSPSPVQEQVSDNVKLMNELGSGHVSENDKKKNEESSNTCGKWTAQEVSLLAKALKSYPGGTRNRWEQISNFIKTKSVKEVIKKTKEMFENETLKNLSRNFEETAFDNFKNQNKGVMKKIDDNLDKRDVKMTTDGEENLTNNSADNLTNNLTNNLNGHAEVKRPWTHQEQHLLEQALMKHPASLPKKERLQLVASEIKTRTLEEVILRMKTLRAQILAKKAAK; translated from the coding sequence atgaaagataTTATATTACCAAAAAATGCGTGCACACAGAGCGAAGAACAATTTTGCCTACAGGACAttaaagcaaaaaatgaagaggattACGCTAGTCAACTTAGCAGCCTACCCTACATCTCCACCCATCATGGTGTAAgtataagaaagaaaaaagtcgAACCAGCggggtttatgttttatGTAAAATACGAAATTGCTTTgctaaaagggaaaaagaaaaagacaaaggaAGGTAAACAAATTCCGATAGAGGAGATATTTctttataaagaaaaaatagattaCTTGAATGAACTTAAAGGAAAGAAtcaaggggaagaggaacCTCACAGTGAGGGGGACCATGGTGGTGACTACAACAAAGAAAAGTCTACGAAAAATAACAAAGACAAAAATTACGAAGATGATTATGATGATACGAACAACATGGACAGTAGcaataaaaagaaacaggAAAAGGCAAACAATAAGAAGAGCTCGAATTTAgtgaaaaaatgcataaacaATAACATAAATGTTTATGAAGTTTTAAGTGTGGAGGAGGCAGATGATTTAGAGACCATAAAAGCGTCGTACAAAAAACTTATATTGTTATTTCATCCtgataaaaacaaaggaaCGACCTTTTTaaatcaaaaagaaaaggaaagaaaaaggaagaaggaaagggagaagGGCAAAGACGGTAACAGAAACGATGATAATGCTAAGGCAAAAGGCCAACATGGCAGCCAGGAAACCCAAAAGGACTTTATGTAttacatggaaaaatataatatagaaaaattaactccagaagaaaaaaaaataatgttccTAAAAATTCAAGATTCTTACGCTGTTCTGTCAGACAAAACACTTCGAAAACAGTATGACAGTTCCATTCCATTTGATGAATACATTCCAACGTTAACTGAACTGGAGGAAGCCCCgaatttttatgaatttttgAGACcagtttttaaaagaaatgccAAGTGGTCAGCTAAGAAACCAGTGCCAGATATAGGAGATGAACATAcagatataaaaaatgtaaaatatttttacgacTTTTGGtataattttatcaattGGAGAGATTTCTCGTATCAAAATGAGTATAACTATGAAGAAGCAGAGTGTCGAGAGGAGAGGAGATGgatggaaagagaaaataaaaaaattcagaaaaaGGCTTCCAAAGCTGAAAATTTAAGAATTATAAAATTGGTAGATTTAGCGTACAATAACGACCCCAGAATTATTGCAGAAAATAAGAGAGTCAAATTGGagaaacaaaggaaaaaagaattgtcCATATtggagaaacagaaaaaaattgatgggGCCACgaacgaaatggaaaaggagagCACCACCAATCAACAGAgcaatgataaaaaaaataaggacaaCAAAGCAGCTGTAAAAATTTGGAGACACCATATTAAATCGCTCTGCGTAACCAAGTTAGCTAAATATGTAGACTCGGATTTGGTGCAGGAAAGATTATCCCTTATGCCCTTTGAAACCTTGTGTGAATTTATAGATGACATTTATGTATTTCTCAATTTTAACctgcaaaaggggaattcCCTTTCTGTAGAAAAGACGAATGTCTCCAACGATAACCAGGTTATTAAGCAATCACAAGGGGGGAAAGATGTAACACACATTGCACACGGCAAGAGTGATAGCAGTGCCCTAATTAACACGAATAGTGTTTATGAAAATGGGTCCAGTAGTTTGGTAGGGATGAATGGAATTGCCAAGCAGGACTCAAATAACATAGTGAAGAAGGACCCCCGTGAACACGCCAATTCAGGTTCGTCCAAACACTCCGCGGGTTACACAAATGACAAAAATTATAAGAccaagaaggaggagaacaACACATTAAATGGGCATATCGCTAAGATTAGCAACGATGACCATAAGGATAACTTTTCTGTAGACAAGGACAAACAAAACCAAGTGATGAATAGCAAAACCTCCTTTGAAAGACCACCTTCTGAAAATAATCATCTTCACCACAGCAAAATAGAAACAGGAGAAAATGATCCACAAGTGGAAGTGTATACAACTGGTAACAAAAGAGAAGATGAacagaatgagaaaaaattagtaAATGCGGAGAAGGTAACAAACGGAGTGAATTCAGGAGAGCCAAAAGTATCTGACGGTGACGATTCCAAGAGAAGCCCCTCAGAAAACATGGACATGCGGAATAACACCATGAGCAGTACGACGTGTAGCACAGCGAGTAGCACGACACGCAATCAGGTGGTTAACCAAACGGTCAAGCAGGTGGTGGGTCAAATGGCCAGTCAAACACAGAACATCAAGGACAGTGGGGGAAACAGAACCACCGGGTTTATAGGCCACCTGAAGAATATAGAACTggcagaaaaggaaatcgAGCTGCTAATACtgatatttaaaaaatacattaacCAATTTACCCTTGTTgtggaaaaagaacaaacgaaGAACTTGGAGGAAACCGCGAatacaaaaaacaaaaatgaaaaaggtgcACAGATAACAGAAGAGGAAACCATAAATAGAAGCCCATCCCCTGTGCAAGAACAAGTTAGCGATAATGTAAAGCTAATGAATGAACTTGGAAGTGGTCACGTTTCtgaaaatgacaaaaagaagaatgaagaatCTAGTAATACATGCGGGAAGTGGACTGCCCAGGAAGTATCCCTACTTGCGAAGGCATTGAAGTCCTACCCAGGGGGGACCAGAAATAGATGGGAACAGATTtccaattttataaaaacgaAAAGTGTGAAAGAAGTTATAAAGAAGACGAAAGAAATGTTCGAAAATGAAACcctaaaaaatttaagcagAAACTTTGAGGAAACTgcttttgataattttaaaaatcaaaataaaggagtgatgaaaaaaattgatgacAATTTGGATAAGAGGGATGTAAAAATGACAACCGATGGGGAAGAAAACTTAACAAATAACTCGGCAGATAATTTGACAAATAATTTAACGAATAATTTAAATGGCCACGCGGAGGTGAAGCGGCCATGGACGCATCAGGAGCAGCATTTGTTGGAGCAAGCGCTGATGAAGCACCCTGCATCTTTACCGAAAAAAGAGAGGCTTCAGTTAGTGGCTTCTGAGATAAAGACAAGAACGCTAGAGGAAGTTATCCTCAGAATGAAGACTCTGAGGGCACAGATATTAGCCAAGAAGGCGGCAAAGTAA